Proteins co-encoded in one Actinomadura luteofluorescens genomic window:
- a CDS encoding DUF6221 family protein, translating into MDLVEFLRARLDRDEQMARACSGAPWRAAPSGTVSTDTGDPSDDSSSHVATADNDAYAEHIARHDPSRALAEVAAKRQILDDYEKQAWILGQGHRTPELDAARSVREAVLRLLALPYAHHPAYQEEWRP; encoded by the coding sequence ATGGATTTGGTGGAGTTCCTCCGCGCCCGGCTCGACAGGGACGAGCAGATGGCCCGCGCCTGCTCCGGCGCCCCCTGGAGGGCGGCCCCCTCCGGCACGGTCAGCACCGACACCGGCGATCCCTCCGACGACAGTTCCTCCCACGTCGCGACGGCGGACAACGACGCTTACGCCGAGCACATCGCCCGCCACGACCCGTCGCGCGCGCTCGCCGAGGTGGCGGCCAAGCGCCAGATCCTGGACGACTACGAGAAGCAGGCCTGGATCCTCGGCCAGGGCCACCGCACCCCCGAGCTCGACGCGGCGCGGTCCGTTCGCGAGGCGGTGCTGCGCCTCCTCGCGCTGCCCTACGCCCACCACCCCGCCTACCAGGAGGAATGGCGGCCCTAG
- a CDS encoding uridine kinase yields MRARPISPSLVVEELADRIAASGTGSWSRVVIDGAPPAAPSDLADALVSPLRALGRDVVRVSARDFLRPASLRFEHGRDDPDVLYDEWLDVGGLVREVLGPLEPSGTGRVLPSLWDAALDRATRADYVRVRPGGVLLLDGSLLLGRGLPFELTVHLSLSRGALARRTADDQAWTLPAYARYDAEVAPVRTADVVLKVDDPGHPALITDV; encoded by the coding sequence GTGCGCGCACGACCGATCTCGCCGTCCCTGGTGGTCGAGGAGCTGGCCGACCGGATCGCGGCGTCCGGGACGGGCTCCTGGTCGCGGGTGGTGATCGACGGGGCGCCGCCCGCGGCGCCCTCGGACCTGGCCGACGCCCTCGTCTCGCCGCTGCGCGCCCTGGGACGGGACGTCGTGCGGGTGTCGGCGCGCGACTTCCTGCGCCCGGCGTCGCTGCGCTTCGAGCACGGGCGGGACGATCCGGACGTCCTCTACGACGAGTGGCTCGACGTGGGCGGGCTCGTGCGGGAGGTGCTGGGGCCGCTGGAGCCGTCCGGCACGGGGCGGGTGCTGCCGAGCCTGTGGGACGCGGCGCTCGACAGGGCGACGAGGGCGGACTACGTGCGCGTCCGGCCCGGCGGGGTCCTGCTGCTGGACGGCTCGCTGCTGCTCGGCCGGGGGCTGCCGTTCGAGCTGACCGTCCACCTGTCCCTGTCGCGCGGTGCGCTGGCCCGCCGCACGGCGGACGACCAGGCGTGGACGCTTCCCGCCTACGCGCGCTATGACGCCGAGGTCGCCCCCGTGCGCACCGCCGACGTCGTCCTGAAGGTGGACGATCCGGGCCACCCGGCGCTGATCACGGACGTCTAG
- the metH gene encoding methionine synthase has product MTQTPLRELLEQRIAVLDGAWGTMLQGAGLTPGDYRGDLIGDDHAKDVTGDPDLLNLTRPDVILDVHRQYLRAGADITTTNTFTATSIGQADYGLESLVREMNVQGARLARQAAEEFGGRYVAGSIGPLNVTLSLSPRVDDPAYRAVTFDQVKDAYAEQIGALAEGGVDLLLIETIFDTLNAKAAIAAAREVAPDLPLWISVTIVDLSGRTLSGQTVEAFWRSIEHAEPLVVGVNCSLGADEMRPHVAELARLAGTYTACHPNAGLPNAFGGYDETPEETSGKVGEFAASGMVNAVGGCCGTGPDHIARIAEAVRGMAPREVAAPGAASRFSGLEPFAIGADTGFVMIGERTNVTGSKKFRKLIEAGDHQAAVDVALDQVRGGANLLDVNMDADLLDSEREMTTFLNLIATEPEVARIPIMVDSSRWSVLEAGLKTVQGKGVVNSISLKEGEGPFLEQARRIRDFGAGVVVMAFDETGQADTTERKVAICARAYDLLTREVGFPAEDIIFDPNVLAVATGISEHNGYAKAFIDALPLIKERCPGARTSGGISNLSFSFRGNDVVREAMHSAFLFHAVRAGLDMGIVNAGQLAVYEDIPADLLELVEDVLFDRRPDATDRLVSFAENVKGERTKREVDLSWRDAPVAARLSHALVHGIIDFIEEDTEEARQEAERPLDVIEGPLMDGMKVVGDLFGSGKMFLPQVVKSARVMKRSVAYLEPFMEKEKQEALAAGRAHSDRGQGKIVLATVKGDVHDIGKNIVGVVLGCNNYDVVDLGVMVPAAKILETAVQEGADAIGLSGLITPSLDEMVSVAAEMERRGMRLPLLIGGATTSRQHTAVKIAPAYEATTVHVLDASRVVGVVSDLLDGKRAAALDAANREEQARLREQHENKQRRPLLTVERARENRERVDFGDLPTPDFTGVRIVRPEISAIREMIDWQFFFLAWELKGKYPAILDEPVARELFDEGNELLDQIIADGAFEAHGAYGFWPAHSDGDDIILPGAARFPMLRQQTSKPAGRPNRCLADYIAPSGDHLGGFAVTILGAEDLAAKYEQDNDDYKSIMVKALADRLAEAFAEYVHLEARRAWFEPGADPVLEDLHAERFRGIRPALGYPASPDHSLKQTLFDLLDAGRLGMKLTESYAMAPAASVSGLIFAHPASRYFTVGRVGRDQIEDYARRCDLPVAEVERWLAPNLAYDPS; this is encoded by the coding sequence ATGACTCAGACTCCATTGCGCGAACTTCTTGAGCAGCGGATCGCGGTGCTGGACGGCGCCTGGGGCACGATGCTCCAGGGCGCGGGCCTGACCCCCGGCGACTACCGCGGCGACCTCATCGGCGACGACCACGCCAAGGACGTCACCGGCGACCCCGACCTGCTGAACCTCACCCGCCCCGACGTGATCCTCGACGTTCACCGCCAGTACCTGCGGGCCGGCGCCGACATCACGACGACCAACACCTTCACCGCGACCAGCATCGGGCAGGCCGACTACGGCCTGGAGAGCCTGGTCCGGGAGATGAACGTGCAGGGCGCCCGGCTCGCCCGGCAGGCCGCCGAGGAGTTCGGCGGCCGCTACGTCGCCGGCTCCATCGGCCCGCTGAACGTCACGCTCTCGCTGTCCCCGCGGGTCGACGACCCGGCCTACCGCGCCGTCACGTTCGACCAGGTCAAGGACGCCTACGCCGAGCAGATCGGCGCGCTCGCCGAGGGCGGCGTCGACCTGCTGCTGATCGAGACGATCTTCGACACGCTGAACGCGAAGGCCGCGATCGCCGCCGCCCGCGAGGTCGCCCCGGACCTGCCGCTGTGGATCTCGGTGACCATCGTCGACCTGTCCGGCCGGACGCTGTCCGGGCAGACCGTCGAGGCGTTCTGGCGGTCCATCGAGCACGCCGAGCCGCTCGTCGTGGGCGTGAACTGCTCGCTCGGCGCCGACGAGATGCGCCCGCACGTGGCGGAGCTCGCGCGCCTGGCCGGCACCTACACCGCCTGCCACCCGAACGCGGGCCTGCCGAACGCCTTCGGCGGCTACGACGAGACCCCGGAGGAGACGAGCGGCAAGGTCGGCGAGTTCGCCGCGTCCGGCATGGTCAACGCCGTCGGCGGCTGCTGCGGGACGGGCCCCGACCACATCGCCAGGATCGCCGAGGCGGTGCGGGGCATGGCCCCCCGCGAGGTCGCCGCCCCCGGCGCGGCCAGCCGGTTCAGCGGCCTGGAGCCGTTCGCGATCGGCGCCGACACCGGCTTCGTCATGATCGGTGAGCGCACCAACGTCACCGGCTCCAAGAAGTTCCGCAAGCTCATCGAGGCGGGCGACCACCAGGCCGCCGTGGACGTGGCGCTCGACCAGGTGCGCGGCGGCGCGAACCTGCTCGACGTCAACATGGACGCCGACCTGCTCGACAGCGAGCGGGAGATGACGACGTTCCTCAACCTCATCGCCACCGAGCCCGAGGTCGCCCGCATCCCGATCATGGTCGACAGCTCGCGGTGGAGCGTGCTGGAGGCGGGGCTGAAGACCGTCCAGGGCAAGGGCGTCGTCAACTCCATCAGCCTCAAGGAGGGCGAGGGCCCGTTCCTGGAGCAGGCCCGCCGCATCCGCGACTTCGGCGCCGGCGTCGTCGTCATGGCCTTCGACGAGACGGGCCAGGCCGACACCACCGAGCGCAAGGTGGCGATCTGCGCCCGCGCCTACGACCTGCTCACCCGGGAGGTCGGGTTCCCGGCCGAGGACATCATCTTCGACCCCAACGTCCTCGCCGTCGCGACCGGCATCTCCGAGCACAACGGCTACGCCAAGGCGTTCATCGACGCGCTGCCCCTCATCAAGGAGCGCTGCCCGGGCGCCCGCACGAGCGGCGGCATCTCCAACCTGTCGTTCTCCTTCCGGGGCAACGACGTCGTCCGCGAGGCGATGCACTCGGCGTTCCTGTTCCACGCCGTCCGGGCCGGGCTCGACATGGGCATCGTCAACGCCGGGCAGCTCGCCGTCTACGAGGACATCCCCGCCGACCTGCTCGAACTGGTCGAGGACGTGCTGTTCGACCGCCGTCCCGACGCCACCGACCGGCTCGTGTCGTTCGCCGAGAACGTCAAGGGCGAGCGGACGAAGCGGGAGGTCGACCTGTCCTGGCGGGACGCGCCGGTCGCCGCGCGCCTCTCCCACGCCCTCGTGCACGGCATCATCGACTTCATCGAGGAGGACACCGAGGAGGCCCGCCAGGAGGCCGAACGTCCCCTCGACGTCATCGAGGGCCCGCTGATGGACGGCATGAAGGTCGTCGGCGACCTGTTCGGCTCCGGCAAGATGTTCCTCCCCCAGGTGGTCAAGAGCGCCCGCGTGATGAAGCGGTCGGTCGCCTACCTGGAGCCCTTCATGGAGAAGGAGAAGCAGGAGGCGCTCGCCGCGGGGCGCGCCCACAGCGACCGCGGCCAGGGCAAGATCGTGCTGGCGACGGTCAAGGGCGACGTGCACGACATCGGCAAGAACATCGTCGGCGTCGTGCTCGGCTGCAACAACTACGACGTCGTCGACCTCGGCGTCATGGTCCCCGCGGCCAAGATCCTGGAGACGGCCGTCCAGGAGGGCGCCGACGCCATCGGGCTGTCCGGGCTGATCACCCCGTCCCTGGACGAGATGGTCTCCGTCGCCGCGGAGATGGAGCGCCGCGGCATGCGGCTGCCGCTGCTGATCGGCGGCGCCACCACGTCCCGGCAGCACACCGCCGTGAAGATCGCCCCCGCCTACGAGGCGACGACCGTGCACGTCCTGGACGCCTCCCGCGTCGTCGGCGTCGTCTCCGACCTGCTCGACGGCAAGCGCGCCGCGGCGCTGGACGCCGCCAACCGCGAGGAGCAGGCCCGGCTGCGCGAGCAGCACGAGAACAAGCAGCGCCGCCCCCTGCTCACCGTCGAGAGGGCCCGCGAGAACCGGGAGCGGGTCGACTTCGGCGACCTGCCGACGCCCGACTTCACCGGCGTGCGGATCGTCCGCCCCGAGATCTCCGCGATCCGCGAGATGATCGACTGGCAGTTCTTCTTCCTGGCCTGGGAGCTCAAGGGCAAGTACCCGGCGATCCTCGACGAGCCCGTCGCGCGCGAGCTGTTCGACGAGGGCAACGAGCTGCTCGACCAGATCATCGCCGACGGCGCGTTCGAGGCCCACGGCGCCTACGGCTTCTGGCCGGCGCACTCCGACGGCGACGACATCATCCTGCCCGGCGCCGCGCGCTTCCCGATGCTGCGCCAGCAGACGTCCAAGCCGGCGGGACGCCCCAACCGCTGCCTCGCCGACTACATCGCCCCGTCCGGCGACCACCTCGGCGGCTTCGCCGTGACGATCCTCGGCGCCGAGGACCTCGCCGCGAAGTACGAGCAGGACAACGACGACTACAAGTCGATCATGGTGAAGGCCCTCGCGGACCGCCTCGCCGAGGCGTTCGCCGAGTACGTCCACCTGGAGGCCCGCCGCGCCTGGTTCGAGCCCGGCGCCGACCCCGTCCTGGAGGACCTGCACGCCGAGCGGTTCCGCGGCATCCGCCCGGCCCTCGGCTACCCGGCGAGCCCCGACCACAGCCTCAAGCAGACCCTGTTCGACCTGCTGGACGCGGGCCGCCTCGGCATGAAGCTCACCGAGTCGTACGCGATGGCCCCGGCCGCCAGCGTCAGCGGCCTGATCTTCGCGCATCCGGCGTCGCGCTACTTCACGGTCGGGCGCGTCGGCAGGGACCAGATCGAGGACTACGCCCGCCGCTGCGACCTCCCGGTCGCGGAGGTCGAGCGCTGGCTCGCCCCCAACCTCGCCTACGACCCGTCCTGA
- a CDS encoding HEAT repeat domain-containing protein codes for MEIQALIDQLAGPDHKAAGDALVAVGEPAVRPVLAVLCDEDSPVDWATSATVLRRIGLPALGPLVEAMAAAPTGEVARRCGWAHCGLEIADLAAFVPGLSHPSPEVRANTAYVLQLKGEAALPHAPSLLALLDDPDDDVRQRVIWAIEGIGPGVIPLLRQIRRSRGTARRRGLEALAAIGGPSALDDRDLALLRRLIRVKLATETPEPMHLCGTWYAVPTGDRDAVLDAFDLSEPEPVTMRLGASAWNHDHHVSRGDHGPCRRVYVTPSLDGWTLVFGDPFPDHEDDIDVSAIQDHCRDLSRRFGTAHWYGASCGDEWTAWCVAEGGDVVRYYDVFEPDDQIGSHPAEDGYVLPHDDAFPDDAFDGIDLHDSAGFQARYFQVKKDLGIPDDCHATTFAARASVDPSALGPRTSVQGHAVLALTSCGLRHGHPPGALRI; via the coding sequence GTGGAGATACAGGCACTGATCGACCAGCTGGCCGGGCCCGACCACAAGGCGGCGGGCGACGCGCTCGTGGCCGTCGGCGAACCCGCCGTCCGGCCCGTCCTGGCCGTCCTCTGCGACGAGGACTCCCCGGTCGACTGGGCCACCAGCGCCACCGTCCTGCGGCGCATCGGCCTTCCCGCCCTCGGCCCCCTGGTCGAGGCCATGGCGGCCGCGCCCACCGGCGAGGTCGCCCGCCGCTGCGGCTGGGCCCACTGTGGCCTGGAGATCGCCGATCTGGCCGCCTTCGTCCCCGGCCTGAGCCACCCGAGCCCCGAGGTCCGCGCGAACACCGCCTACGTCCTGCAGCTCAAGGGAGAGGCGGCCCTCCCGCACGCCCCCTCCCTGCTCGCCCTCCTGGACGATCCGGACGACGACGTCCGGCAACGCGTCATCTGGGCCATCGAGGGGATCGGGCCGGGCGTCATCCCGCTCCTGCGCCAGATCCGCCGTTCCCGCGGCACCGCCCGCCGCCGGGGCCTGGAGGCCCTCGCCGCGATCGGCGGCCCGTCCGCGCTGGACGACCGTGACCTGGCCCTGCTCCGGCGGCTGATCCGCGTCAAGCTCGCGACGGAGACACCCGAACCCATGCACCTGTGCGGCACCTGGTACGCCGTCCCCACCGGCGACCGCGACGCCGTCCTCGACGCCTTCGACCTCTCCGAACCCGAACCGGTCACGATGCGGCTCGGCGCGTCCGCCTGGAACCACGACCACCACGTCTCGCGCGGCGACCACGGCCCCTGCCGCCGCGTCTACGTCACCCCGTCCCTGGACGGCTGGACGCTCGTCTTCGGCGACCCCTTCCCCGACCATGAGGACGACATCGACGTTTCCGCGATCCAGGACCACTGCCGCGACCTGAGCCGCCGCTTCGGCACGGCCCACTGGTACGGCGCGAGCTGCGGCGACGAGTGGACGGCCTGGTGCGTCGCCGAGGGCGGCGACGTGGTCCGCTACTACGACGTCTTCGAACCGGACGACCAGATCGGCTCCCACCCCGCCGAGGACGGCTACGTCCTCCCGCACGACGACGCCTTCCCCGACGACGCCTTCGACGGCATCGACCTCCACGACAGCGCCGGCTTCCAGGCCCGCTACTTCCAGGTCAAGAAGGATCTCGGCATCCCCGACGATTGCCACGCCACCACTTTCGCGGCCCGCGCCTCGGTCGACCCGTCCGCCCTGGGCCCGCGAACGTCCGTCCAGGGGCACGCCGTCCTGGCCCTGACCTCCTGCGGCCTCCGCCACGGCCACCCTCCCGGCGCCCTGCGGATCTGA